The Impatiens glandulifera chromosome 3, dImpGla2.1, whole genome shotgun sequence genome contains a region encoding:
- the LOC124930212 gene encoding uncharacterized protein LOC124930212 codes for MSLMFQYSCLTKDNYDSWSIRVKTLLSSQGAWEIVNSGGIIETDEDATLAQIQESEKNKNKDQHTLSIIHQCLDDNAFEKVGYASTSKEAWEILENSHKGVVKVKKVRLQILHGEFEALHQEASKSISDYFTRILSIVNQMKRIDIDRVNGVKSRGNPRGRERERGRGRGQGSDRYEKAHVECYNCHKLSHYARDYWYADDAKVEVNLTEEKETEDSTLLLALNQKVIGGESQWYLDNVASNHMCGDKSKFVEIEKKATKNITFGDASKVQIEGKCTILIQLKDGTHKFISDVYYVLKLKFNILSLGKLMKRGYQMLMKDHNLWLQDGRANLIAKVTMSKNMMFSLPIQTEGPNCLQVSVMDPAWC; via the exons ATGTCTTTGATGTTCCAATATTCGTGTCTTACGAAAGACAACTATGATAGTTGGTCTATCCGAGTAAAGACATTACTTAGTTCTCAAGGTGCGTGGGAAATCGTAAATAGTGGTGGGATTATCGAAACTGATGAGGATGCGACGTTAGCCCAAATTCAAGAGTCCGAGAAGAACAAAAATAAGGATCAACACACCCTTTCTATAATCCACCAGTGTCTAGATGATAATGCTTTTGAGAAAGTAGGATATGCCTCGACGTCGAAGGAAGCATgggaaattctagaaaattcCCACAAAGGAGTTGTCAAGGTAAAAAAGGTGCGGCTTCAGATTTTACATGGAGAGTTTGAAGCTCTTCATCAAGAAGCATCGAAATCTATTTCAGACTATTTCACGCGGATCTTATCTATTGTCAACCAGATGAAGCGAATTG ATATCGACAGAGTAAATGGTGTAAAATCTCGAGGAAATCCAAGAGgtagagaaagagaaagaggacgTGGACGAGGACAAGGAAGTGACAGATACGAAAAGGCACACGTTGAGTGCTACAATTGTCACAAATTGAGTCATTATGCCCGTGACTACTGGTATGCCGATGATGCGAAAGTAGAAGTCAATCTCACAGAAGAAAAAGAAACGGAGGATTCGACGTTGTTGTTGGCGCTAAATCAAAAAGTTATTGGAGGAGAAAGTCAATGGTATCTTGACAACGTTGCAAGTAACCACATGTGTGGTGACAAGTCGAAATTTGTTGAGATTGAGAAAAAGGCAACTAAAAATATCACATTCGGAGATGCTTCGAAAGTTCAGATTGAAGGCAAATGTACCATTTTGATTCAGTTGAAGGATGGTACACACAAATTTATTTCTGATGTGTATTAtgttcttaaattaaaattcaatattttgagtttggggAAACTCATGAAAAGAGGCTACCAGATGTTAATGAAGGATCATAATCTTTGGCTACAAGATGGAAGGGCTAACCTAATTGCGAAGGTGACGATGTCAAAGAATATGATGTTTTCTCTCCCTATTCAAACCGAAGGGCCAAACTGCTTGCAAGTATCCGTGATGGATCCAGCGTGGTGTTGA